A window of Tripterygium wilfordii isolate XIE 37 chromosome 7, ASM1340144v1, whole genome shotgun sequence contains these coding sequences:
- the LOC120002201 gene encoding uncharacterized protein LOC120002201 isoform X1, protein MESERRPSRSDLHLSKEEEAKMEEQARGYFDGVAPKRHTKPQRSEFSTGYVDALSLNGVIPEYIHFQQLENDPQKVLCDGGKVTEEFVETEYYKDLNCVDKQHHTTGTGFITMENSNGRSFNLKPDSAITSHASCKGNPATNDWIPSPADVVSTPDSVKPKRSES, encoded by the exons ATGGAAAGTGAGAGGAGACCTAGTAGGAGTGATCTTCATCTATCTAAGGAAGAAGAGGCAAAGATGGAAGAGCAAGCTAGAGGTTATTTTGATGGAGTCGCACCAAAACGCCACACAAAACCTCAACGCAGTGAATTCTCAACTGGATATGTTGATGCCCTCTCCCTTAATGGTGTCATCCCTGAATATATCCACTTTCAACAACTGGAAAATGATCCCCAG AAAGTATTGTGCGATGGAGGTAAAGTGACGGAGGAATTTGTGGAAACAGAGTACTACAAGGATCTCAACTGCGTTGACAAGCAACACCACACC ACTGGAACAGGATTCATTACGATGGAGAACTCCAATGGGAGATCCTTCAACCTGAAACCTGATTCTGCAATCACTTCTCACGCCTCTTGCAAAGGAAACCCAGCAACTAATGACTGGATTCCATCTCCTGCTGATGTG GTCTCGACTCCGGATTCGGTCAAGCCTAAGAGGAGCGAAAGTTGA
- the LOC120002201 gene encoding uncharacterized protein LOC120002201 isoform X2, whose amino-acid sequence MESERRPSRSDLHLSKEEEAKMEEQARGYFDGVAPKRHTKPQRSEFSTGYVDALSLNGVIPEYIHFQQLENDPQKVLCDGGKVTEEFVETEYYKDLNCVDKQHHTTGTGFITMENSNGRSFNLKPDSAITSHASCKGNPATNDWIPSPADVQW is encoded by the exons ATGGAAAGTGAGAGGAGACCTAGTAGGAGTGATCTTCATCTATCTAAGGAAGAAGAGGCAAAGATGGAAGAGCAAGCTAGAGGTTATTTTGATGGAGTCGCACCAAAACGCCACACAAAACCTCAACGCAGTGAATTCTCAACTGGATATGTTGATGCCCTCTCCCTTAATGGTGTCATCCCTGAATATATCCACTTTCAACAACTGGAAAATGATCCCCAG AAAGTATTGTGCGATGGAGGTAAAGTGACGGAGGAATTTGTGGAAACAGAGTACTACAAGGATCTCAACTGCGTTGACAAGCAACACCACACC ACTGGAACAGGATTCATTACGATGGAGAACTCCAATGGGAGATCCTTCAACCTGAAACCTGATTCTGCAATCACTTCTCACGCCTCTTGCAAAGGAAACCCAGCAACTAATGACTGGATTCCATCTCCTGCTGATGTG CAATGGTGA
- the LOC120001875 gene encoding protein GRAVITROPIC IN THE LIGHT 1-like isoform X2, with the protein MIQSMLLCAMSRKKKSNRSSSEAEEKDLRCFYSVPFNRDPLPKQAPLAFRSEKNSRRKKSGEMSAKISSFSDLIQRVTASCLLHQLAVGRHDSGEIIENRTKNEEEEGVYEYESDQFEEDNKEERQEEMNSHRGWERERTSEIRVTEMVILMNEVFEAVSAMKKAYVSLQEAHCPWDPERMRVADVTVVGELMRLAVFRERFRRGVGDNKLGRIGSVGGGLLREVVAPYEDAVDELKREVKAREVEVENLKEKLKSVTSPSNGGKGKKGRFQSKRKVNCTIQAAVAPEPELFEVTMSQVKEASKSFTSLLLSLMRTAHWDIDAAVRSIEAATAGNENSPTTTTCIASTIATHHAKYALESYISRKIFQGFDHGTFYIDGSLSSLLNPEQFRRDCFTQYRDMKAMDPVELLGILPTCQFGKFCCKKFLSIVHHKMEESLFGNLEQRQQVLAGNHPRSQFYGEFLGLAKTVWLLHLLAFSLDPAPSQFEASRGAEFHPQYMESVVKFSGGRVPADQIVGFPVSPGFKLGNGSVVKARVYLVSRT; encoded by the exons ATGATTCAGAGCATGCTACTCTGTGCAATGTCAAG gaagaagaagagcaaccGGAGTAGTAGCGAAGCAGAAGAGAAGGACCTACGCTGTTTCTACTCCGTCCCGTTCAACAGAGATCCACTACCGAAACAAGCACCACTCGCTTTCCGATCCGAAAAGAACAGCCGCAG GAAGAAAAGCGGCGAAATGTCAGCGAAAATTTCGAGCTTCTCCGATCTGATACAGAGAGTGACAGCTTCATGCTTGCTGCACCAACTCGCAGTCGGGAGGCACGATTCCGGCGAAATAATCGAGAATCGGACCaagaacgaagaagaagagggaGTGTACGAGTACGAGTCCGACCAGTTCGAAGAGGACAACAAAGAAGAACGACAAGAAGAGATGAACAGTCATAGGGGTTGGGAGCGAGAGAGAACGAGTGAGATTCGAGTAACGGAAATGGTAATACTTATGAATGAGGTGTTTGAAGCGGTGTCGGCGATGAAGAAGGCGTACGTGAGCTTGCAGGAGGCGCATTGCCCGTGGGACCCAGAAAGAATGCGGGTCGCTGACGTGACAGTGGTTGGGGAGCTAATGAGGTTGGCTGTGTTCAGAGAGAGGTTCAGGAGGGGCGTAGGAGATAACAAGCTTGGAAGGATAGGGAGCGTTGGTGGTGGATTGTTGAGGGAAGTGGTGGCGCCGTACGAGGATGCGGTGGACGAGCTGAAGAGGGAAGTGAAGGCACGGGAAGTGGAGGTTGAGAATTTGAAGGAGAAGTTGAAGAGCGTCACCAGTCCAAGCAACGGCGGAAAGGGGAAAAAGGGAAGGTTTCAGTCAAAGAGGAAAGTCAACTGCACCATTCAAG CCGCGGTAGCGCCGGAGCCGGAGCTATTTGAAGTAACAATGAGTCAGGTGAAAGAGGCATCGAAGTCCTTTACgtctcttcttctctccctcATGCGCACAGCCCATTGGGACATAGATGCTGCCGTCCGTTCAATTGAAGCCGCCACCGCCGGTAATGAAAACTCCCCTACCACCACCACTTGCATCGCGTCAACCATTGCAACCCACCACGCCAAATATGCTCTGGAGTCCTACATTTCCCGCAAAATCTTCCAAGGGTTTGACCACGGGACCTTCTACATCGATGGCAGCCTCTCCTCCCTCCTCAACCCTGAACAGTTCCGCCGTGACTGCTTCACTCAGTACCGCGACATGAAGGCTATGGACCCGGTTGAGCTTCTGGGGATCTTGCCTACTTGTCAATTTGGCAAATTCTGCTGCAAGAAGTTCTTATCCATCGTTCATCACAAAATGGAGGAATCTTTGTTTGGGAATTTGGAGCAGCGTCAGCAAGTGTTGGCTGGGAACCACCCAAGAAGTCAATTTTATGGTGAGTTCTTGGGGCTTGCCAAGACAGTTTGGTTGCTTCACTTGCTGGCATTCTCTCTGGACCCTGCACCCAGTCAGTTTGAGGCAAGTAGAGGAGCTGAGTTCCATCCACAGTACATGGAGAGTGTGGTCAAATTTTCAGGTGGAAGGGTTCCTGCTGATCAGATTGTTGGGTTTCCGGTGAGCCCCGGATTCAAGCTTGGGAATGGATCTGTCGTTAAGGCTAGGGTATACCTGGTGTCTAGGACATAA
- the LOC120001875 gene encoding protein GRAVITROPIC IN THE LIGHT 1-like isoform X1, translating to MMIMTKDGIARVYMIIIKKFAYPTTLTARFTVTRKKKSNRSSSEAEEKDLRCFYSVPFNRDPLPKQAPLAFRSEKNSRRKKSGEMSAKISSFSDLIQRVTASCLLHQLAVGRHDSGEIIENRTKNEEEEGVYEYESDQFEEDNKEERQEEMNSHRGWERERTSEIRVTEMVILMNEVFEAVSAMKKAYVSLQEAHCPWDPERMRVADVTVVGELMRLAVFRERFRRGVGDNKLGRIGSVGGGLLREVVAPYEDAVDELKREVKAREVEVENLKEKLKSVTSPSNGGKGKKGRFQSKRKVNCTIQAAVAPEPELFEVTMSQVKEASKSFTSLLLSLMRTAHWDIDAAVRSIEAATAGNENSPTTTTCIASTIATHHAKYALESYISRKIFQGFDHGTFYIDGSLSSLLNPEQFRRDCFTQYRDMKAMDPVELLGILPTCQFGKFCCKKFLSIVHHKMEESLFGNLEQRQQVLAGNHPRSQFYGEFLGLAKTVWLLHLLAFSLDPAPSQFEASRGAEFHPQYMESVVKFSGGRVPADQIVGFPVSPGFKLGNGSVVKARVYLVSRT from the exons ATGATGATAATGACAAAGGATGGAATTGCACGTGTATatatgataataataaaaaagtttGCATATCCCACGACACTAACAGCCCGTTTTACGGTGaccaggaagaagaagagcaaccGGAGTAGTAGCGAAGCAGAAGAGAAGGACCTACGCTGTTTCTACTCCGTCCCGTTCAACAGAGATCCACTACCGAAACAAGCACCACTCGCTTTCCGATCCGAAAAGAACAGCCGCAG GAAGAAAAGCGGCGAAATGTCAGCGAAAATTTCGAGCTTCTCCGATCTGATACAGAGAGTGACAGCTTCATGCTTGCTGCACCAACTCGCAGTCGGGAGGCACGATTCCGGCGAAATAATCGAGAATCGGACCaagaacgaagaagaagagggaGTGTACGAGTACGAGTCCGACCAGTTCGAAGAGGACAACAAAGAAGAACGACAAGAAGAGATGAACAGTCATAGGGGTTGGGAGCGAGAGAGAACGAGTGAGATTCGAGTAACGGAAATGGTAATACTTATGAATGAGGTGTTTGAAGCGGTGTCGGCGATGAAGAAGGCGTACGTGAGCTTGCAGGAGGCGCATTGCCCGTGGGACCCAGAAAGAATGCGGGTCGCTGACGTGACAGTGGTTGGGGAGCTAATGAGGTTGGCTGTGTTCAGAGAGAGGTTCAGGAGGGGCGTAGGAGATAACAAGCTTGGAAGGATAGGGAGCGTTGGTGGTGGATTGTTGAGGGAAGTGGTGGCGCCGTACGAGGATGCGGTGGACGAGCTGAAGAGGGAAGTGAAGGCACGGGAAGTGGAGGTTGAGAATTTGAAGGAGAAGTTGAAGAGCGTCACCAGTCCAAGCAACGGCGGAAAGGGGAAAAAGGGAAGGTTTCAGTCAAAGAGGAAAGTCAACTGCACCATTCAAG CCGCGGTAGCGCCGGAGCCGGAGCTATTTGAAGTAACAATGAGTCAGGTGAAAGAGGCATCGAAGTCCTTTACgtctcttcttctctccctcATGCGCACAGCCCATTGGGACATAGATGCTGCCGTCCGTTCAATTGAAGCCGCCACCGCCGGTAATGAAAACTCCCCTACCACCACCACTTGCATCGCGTCAACCATTGCAACCCACCACGCCAAATATGCTCTGGAGTCCTACATTTCCCGCAAAATCTTCCAAGGGTTTGACCACGGGACCTTCTACATCGATGGCAGCCTCTCCTCCCTCCTCAACCCTGAACAGTTCCGCCGTGACTGCTTCACTCAGTACCGCGACATGAAGGCTATGGACCCGGTTGAGCTTCTGGGGATCTTGCCTACTTGTCAATTTGGCAAATTCTGCTGCAAGAAGTTCTTATCCATCGTTCATCACAAAATGGAGGAATCTTTGTTTGGGAATTTGGAGCAGCGTCAGCAAGTGTTGGCTGGGAACCACCCAAGAAGTCAATTTTATGGTGAGTTCTTGGGGCTTGCCAAGACAGTTTGGTTGCTTCACTTGCTGGCATTCTCTCTGGACCCTGCACCCAGTCAGTTTGAGGCAAGTAGAGGAGCTGAGTTCCATCCACAGTACATGGAGAGTGTGGTCAAATTTTCAGGTGGAAGGGTTCCTGCTGATCAGATTGTTGGGTTTCCGGTGAGCCCCGGATTCAAGCTTGGGAATGGATCTGTCGTTAAGGCTAGGGTATACCTGGTGTCTAGGACATAA
- the LOC120003015 gene encoding probable sugar phosphate/phosphate translocator At3g11320, translating into MKFSGRLFTIVLVISWYSSNIGVLLLNKYLLSNYGFKYPIFLTLCHMLACSTFSYAAISWLKIAPMQSIRSRLQLMKITALGLIFCLSVVGGNISLKYLPVSFNQAVGATTPLFTAVFAYIMTLKREAWVTYFTLVPVVTGVIIASGGEPSFHLFGFIMCVGATAARALKTVLQGILLSSDGEKLHSMNLLMYMAPVAVIFLVPTALIMEKNVVGITIALARDDWKFLLYLTFNSALAYFVNLANFLVTKHTSALTLQVLGNAKGSVAVVISILIFRNPVSVTGMLGYSLTVIGAVLYSESKKRSK; encoded by the exons ATGAAATTCTCAGGTCGATTGTTCACAATCGTGCTTGTAATATCATGGTATTCGTCTAATATTGGGGTGTTGTTATTGAACAAATATTTACTGAGCAATTACGGATTCAAATACCCAATCTTCCTCACATTGTGTCACATGCTGGCGTGCTCCACGTTCAGCTACGCTGCCATTTCTTGGCTCAAAATCGCGCCAATGCAGTCAATCAGATCGCGCTTGCAATTGATGAAGATAACTGCACTTGGCCTCATATTCTGTTTGTCTGTTGTGGGTGGCAATATATCTCTCAAGTACTTGCCTGTATCGTTTAATCAGGCGGTCGGAGCCACGACACCGCTTTTCACGGCGGTGTTCGCTTACATTATGACCCTGAAAAGGGAGGCTTGGGTTACCTATTTCACTCTTGTTCCTGTTGTTACTGGTGTTATCATTGCCAGTGGG GGAGAGCCAAGTTTCCATCTCTTTGGATTCATAATGTGTGTTGGTGCAACAGCAGCTCGAGCTCTCAAAACAGTGCTTCAAGGGATTTTGTTGTCTTCTGATGG GGAAAAACTTCATTCTATGAACCTCCTGATGTACATGGCACCAGTGGCTGTTATATTCCTTGTTCCTACAGCACTTATTATGGAAAAAAACGTGGTCGGGATCACGATTGCCCTCGCAAGAGATGATTGGAAGTTTTTATTGTATCTTACCTTCAATTCTGCTCTTGCATATTTTGTGAATTTGGCAAATTTCTTGGTCACAAAGCACACCAGTGCCCTCACAC TACAGGTTTTGGGAAATGCAAAAGGATCTGTTGCCGTGGTCatctcaattttgattttcaggaATCCAGTATCAGTGACTGGCATGCTTGGATACTCTCTTACTGTAATCGGTGCCGTTCTTTACAGTGAATCTAAGAAACGGAGCAAATGA